Proteins co-encoded in one Granulicella cerasi genomic window:
- the trmD gene encoding tRNA (guanosine(37)-N1)-methyltransferase TrmD, whose translation MRFDILTIFPEFFGDFFRHGVLQRAFRNGIAEAHTHDLRLFTHDRHRTVDDRPFGGGEGMVLKAQPILEAAAVLGITPKSERDLTRESVILLSASGKKYTQATARELATLERVTLICGRYEGVDERIAELLCDRELCLGDYVLTGGELPAAMIIDSTVRLLPGVLGHEDSNRFESFGEGDTGATHNDADGVPRSTHGAGGLLDYPHYTRPADLAGAKIPDALSSGDHVAIRRWRREAALAKTARNRPDLLETADLSDKDRAFLAEIDYLKQDNS comes from the coding sequence ATGCGCTTCGACATCCTCACCATCTTTCCGGAGTTCTTCGGCGACTTCTTCCGCCACGGCGTGCTGCAGCGCGCCTTCCGCAACGGCATTGCTGAAGCGCACACGCACGACCTCCGCCTGTTCACGCACGACCGCCACCGCACGGTGGATGATCGACCTTTCGGCGGCGGCGAAGGCATGGTGCTGAAGGCGCAGCCGATCCTCGAAGCCGCAGCGGTGCTGGGCATCACGCCGAAATCCGAGCGCGACCTCACGCGCGAGTCCGTCATCCTGCTCTCGGCTTCGGGCAAGAAGTACACGCAGGCAACGGCGCGCGAACTGGCCACGCTGGAACGCGTGACGCTGATCTGCGGACGCTACGAGGGCGTGGATGAACGCATCGCTGAGCTGCTCTGCGACCGCGAGCTCTGCCTCGGCGACTATGTGCTGACCGGCGGCGAGCTGCCCGCGGCGATGATCATCGACTCGACCGTTCGCCTGCTGCCCGGCGTGCTGGGCCACGAAGACTCCAACCGCTTTGAAAGTTTTGGCGAGGGCGACACCGGCGCGACGCACAACGACGCCGACGGAGTTCCCCGCTCTACGCACGGCGCAGGCGGTCTGCTCGATTATCCGCACTACACGCGACCGGCCGATCTGGCCGGAGCGAAGATTCCCGACGCGCTTTCCAGCGGCGACCACGTGGCCATCCGGCGCTGGCGACGCGAGGCAGCGTTAGCGAAAACCGCACGAAATCGCCCCGATTTGCTCGAAACGGCGGACCTTAGCGATAAAGACCGCGCTTTTCTAGCAGAAATTGACTATCTCAAGCAGGACAATTCTTAG
- the rplS gene encoding 50S ribosomal protein L19, with protein sequence MSINPIMQKLAEQFQRTDLPEFAPGDTVRVQVKIKEGEKERLQAFEGLVIACRKGPQGSFTVRKMSFGQGVERIFPYNSKVVDKVEKIRSFRVRRAKLFYIRELRGKAARLKEVARTA encoded by the coding sequence ATGTCCATCAATCCCATCATGCAGAAGCTGGCTGAGCAGTTCCAGCGCACCGATCTTCCCGAGTTTGCCCCCGGCGACACCGTTCGCGTGCAGGTGAAGATCAAGGAAGGCGAAAAAGAGCGCCTCCAGGCTTTTGAAGGTCTCGTTATCGCGTGCCGTAAGGGACCGCAGGGTTCCTTCACCGTTCGCAAGATGAGCTTCGGCCAGGGCGTCGAGCGCATCTTCCCCTACAATTCCAAGGTTGTCGACAAGGTCGAGAAGATCCGCTCGTTCCGCGTCCGCCGCGCAAAGCTCTTCTACATCCGCGAGCTCCGTGGCAAGGCTGCCCGCCTGAAGGAAGTTGCGCGCACCGCGTAA
- a CDS encoding dicarboxylate/amino acid:cation symporter, with product MGRKDFTAIAVGVIALGLGAALQFVSLHAAAGAQTPLHTAGVLVRWIGVLSLCWFGIRRKSLTPWIFVAMVAGAELGFDAPHVATQLKVFSDIFLRLIKTIVAPLILATLVVGIAGHGDIKSVGRMGVKALVYFEVVTTLALAVGLIAINVTKAGVGLTFPANAAASAAAITHPAAQHWNDVLLHMFPENLAKSIADGQILQVAVFAIIFAIALATLSEEKRAPVMRLCESLAEVMFRFTNVVMFFAPIGVGAAMAYTVGGMGLGVLVNLGKLLLTLYGALAIFAVAVLLPAALSFRVPVARFIAAVAEPATIAFATATSEAALPRAMEQMEALGVPRRIVAFVIPAGYSFNLDGSTLYLAVASIFVAQAAGVHLSIGQQLVMMATLVLTSKGVAGVPRATLVVLLATAATFNLPEAPIFVILGIDALMDMARTMVNVVGNCLASVVVAKWEGQFGLEAVDPVVAEGVEA from the coding sequence ATGGGAAGAAAAGATTTCACGGCCATCGCCGTGGGTGTGATCGCGCTTGGCCTCGGGGCCGCGCTGCAATTTGTGTCACTACACGCCGCCGCAGGCGCGCAGACACCCTTACATACCGCGGGTGTGCTCGTGCGCTGGATCGGCGTGCTCAGCCTGTGCTGGTTCGGCATCCGCCGCAAGAGCTTGACGCCGTGGATCTTCGTGGCCATGGTCGCTGGCGCCGAACTCGGCTTCGACGCGCCGCATGTGGCGACGCAGTTGAAGGTCTTCTCTGACATCTTCCTGCGCCTCATCAAGACGATCGTGGCACCGTTGATCCTCGCGACGCTGGTGGTCGGCATTGCAGGCCACGGTGACATCAAGAGCGTCGGCCGCATGGGCGTGAAGGCGCTGGTGTACTTCGAGGTCGTCACGACACTCGCGCTCGCCGTGGGCCTCATCGCGATTAACGTAACGAAGGCTGGCGTTGGACTGACCTTCCCGGCAAACGCTGCGGCCTCTGCGGCGGCGATCACGCATCCTGCCGCGCAGCACTGGAACGATGTGCTGCTGCATATGTTCCCGGAGAACCTGGCGAAGAGCATTGCGGACGGGCAAATCCTGCAGGTGGCCGTCTTCGCGATCATCTTCGCCATCGCGCTCGCCACGCTGAGCGAGGAGAAGCGCGCGCCCGTGATGCGCCTCTGCGAGAGCCTTGCGGAGGTCATGTTCCGTTTCACGAACGTCGTCATGTTCTTCGCGCCGATCGGCGTTGGCGCGGCGATGGCTTACACCGTCGGCGGTATGGGACTCGGCGTGCTGGTCAACCTTGGCAAGTTGCTGCTGACGCTCTACGGCGCGCTGGCGATCTTCGCCGTAGCGGTGCTGTTGCCTGCGGCGCTGTCCTTCCGTGTACCGGTCGCGCGTTTCATCGCAGCGGTCGCAGAGCCCGCCACCATCGCGTTTGCGACGGCGACCAGCGAAGCCGCACTGCCGCGCGCGATGGAGCAGATGGAAGCTCTCGGCGTGCCGCGCCGCATCGTGGCTTTCGTCATCCCGGCTGGATACAGCTTCAACCTCGATGGTTCAACGCTCTATCTTGCGGTGGCCAGCATCTTCGTGGCGCAGGCCGCGGGGGTGCATCTGTCGATCGGCCAGCAGTTGGTGATGATGGCGACGCTCGTTCTCACGAGCAAGGGTGTCGCGGGCGTGCCGCGCGCAACGCTCGTCGTGCTGCTTGCCACGGCCGCGACGTTCAACCTGCCCGAAGCGCCGATCTTTGTGATCCTCGGCATCGACGCGCTGATGGACATGGCTCGCACCATGGTGAACGTCGTCGGCAACTGCCTGGCATCGGTGGTCGTAGCGAAGTGGGAAGGGCAGTTCGGCCTGGAAGCGGTGGATCCGGTGGTCGCGGAAGGCGTCGAAGCTTAG
- a CDS encoding YybH family protein, whose protein sequence is MRRLAFAFALCTLSTASFAQLLQPGAGSNAAPHPLADPTMTPGETTLLKLEAQFSADVEAHGGAAFSRWFAEDGIELPNGKAPIVGHAAVSTATQWDPKQYQLTWKADGARMNPGGESGFTWGHYVGRSHDAAGQPIEREGRYITVWKRVQNEWKVALDASAEDAPATDCCTLPQK, encoded by the coding sequence ATGCGCCGCCTCGCTTTCGCCTTCGCTCTCTGCACCCTCAGCACGGCTTCGTTCGCTCAACTACTGCAGCCGGGCGCTGGCTCCAACGCCGCTCCGCATCCGCTGGCCGATCCGACCATGACGCCGGGCGAGACGACCCTGCTCAAGCTCGAAGCACAGTTTTCTGCCGACGTAGAAGCGCATGGCGGTGCTGCATTCTCACGCTGGTTCGCCGAGGACGGCATCGAGCTCCCCAACGGGAAGGCGCCGATCGTGGGTCATGCCGCCGTCTCCACCGCAACGCAGTGGGATCCGAAGCAGTATCAGCTCACGTGGAAGGCCGATGGCGCGCGTATGAATCCGGGCGGGGAGAGCGGCTTCACCTGGGGCCACTACGTCGGTCGCTCGCACGATGCCGCCGGCCAGCCCATCGAGCGCGAAGGCCGATACATTACGGTGTGGAAGCGCGTCCAGAACGAATGGAAGGTGGCGCTCGATGCCTCTGCCGAGGATGCGCCTGCAACCGACTGTTGCACTCTTCCACAGAAGTAG